In the Campylobacter suis genome, CTTTTGCGAGTTTATAATTAGCTCAAAGTCGTGCATTTTTAGTATCTGTTTTACAATATAAAGCCCTAGCCCAAATGAATTTGTCTTATTATTATCGCTAGTTTTAAAGTATTTTTTGGTTATTAGCTTTATCTCTTTTGCCTCAATACCGACACCCTTATCACACACAAGAAGAGAGTTTTCGTTAAGCCTTATAACAACCTCATCTAAAGAGTATTTAAGCGCATTTTCAACCAAATTTATAATGACTTGCCGCATCAGCGTCTCATCTGCCGTTATCATGACACTTTTTTGAGTGTATAAAATTTGTCTATCCATATAGCGCGACGAGAGTTCGTTTTGAATATTTTTAACCAAAATTCCAAGATCAAATTTGCTTTTTTGAGCGATTAAATTTTCACTCGAACGCAAATTTACACGATCTATCAACGCCACGATATTTTGGCTATTTCTAACGATCTTTTCTATAAAATTTGCTCTTGTTTTTTCATCCATTTGAGGATCATTTTTTATAGTTTGGCTAGCAGCATTTATCACAGCAATAGGGTTTTTAAACTCATGCGATATAGAGCCAAGAAGTCCTTGTAGTTGCGAATTCCTTAGTTTTATCTTGGCTGATTTTTTAGTTAGTTTTTTATTTTTCTCTTTTATCTGCAAAAAAAGCTCATCCAAACTAGTGCTAATCTCAGCATTTTCATCAAAGAAAAACCCGTTTTTATCCATGTGTTCTTCATAGTTTAAAATTTTTTCTTTTAATCTTTTTGTATCTTTATACACCAAAGCACAAATTAGTAAAATCATAAAAAAAGCTAACACCAAAGCACAAACGGCAGGGCTTTTAAAGTAACTAATCGTAGCAGCAAAGACCACCACAAGAAAGCAAAAAAGAGCAAATTTCTTCAGCAAATTTTATATCCTTGACCGCGTACCGCCACGATATACTCACCTCCAAGCTTTTCACGCAGTCGCTTTATGGCAATATTTATCGTCTTTTCGCTAGTTTCGTCATTTTGCCAAATTTTATCTGCGAGATACTCTCTAGAAAGGATAAGATTTTTATTTTTTATAAACTCTGAGAGTAGTAAAATTTCAAGCTTGCTGAGCAAAACTTCACTATTTTTAACCAGAACTTTTGCCGAGCTTAAATCCAGAAAAATATCTTTAAATTTATATACATTAGCCTCTTTTTTTGTTCGTTTTAGCACTGCCTTTACGCGTACTATCAGGTCATCCATATCAAAAGGTTTCGTGATATAATCATCTCCGCCACTTTCAAAGCCTTGTAGCTGCTCTTTCTTGCTATCTTTGGCTGATAAAAATATCACAGGATGATTAAAGCCTTTTTTTCGTAACTCTAAAACAAACTCAGCCCCCTCAGCATGTATCAAGTTTCTATCTACGATGAGTAAATCAACATCCTCTTCTTCTAAAAACTGCTCAACTTTTTTGGTGTTATAAAAGCCAAAAGTCTCAAATCCAGCCTTTTGCAAGTTATATTCAAGTAGCTCAACTAGATCTTTTTCATCGTCAATTATCACGACTAGCCCAGACATTTTGCCCCCTTTTTTAATGCTAGATTATAATACAAATTTACAAAATTTTAGCCAAATTTTATGTTTCCAAAATGTTTCTAACTCTTTGTAAGATTTCATCAAACATCAAAAAAGGAGAACAAAATGAAAGTTTTTAAAAGTGTAGTTGCAGCCTCTTTACTTTGTATGGTAGCTTATGCTGAGCAAATCAGGATCGCTGGTAGCTCGACAGTTTTTCCATTTTCTAGCTTTGTAGCAGAGGAATTTGCAGCGCTAAAGGGCAAAAAAGCTCCTATCGTTGAAAGCCTTGGAACAGGTGGCGGCTTTAAGGCATTTTGCGCATCACAAAAGGGTATAGATATAGCAAACGCTTCAAGACCTATGAAGCTAAGCGAATTTCAAGAGTGTGAGAAAAATGGCATAAACCAAATTTCAGGCTTTATGATAGGCTATGATGGTATCGTTTTGGCACAAAATAAACAAAATGCGGAACTAAGCCTAACAAAAGAGCAAATTTTCCTGGCTCTTGCCAAACAAATTCCGCAAAATGGTGCTTTGGTGGATAACCCTTACAAAAAATGGAACCAGATAGATGCAAGCTTACCTGATAAGGAAATTTTAGTTTATGGGCCCCCAACAACATCTGGCACAAGAGATAGCTTTGAAGAACAGCTCATGCAAGCAGCCTCTAAAAATTTTAAAGAATACGGCGAAAAAGCGGGCAAATATGGCTCTATAAGAGAAGATGGAGCTTATGTTCCATCAAGTGAAAACGACAACCTAATAGTCGCAAAACTAGCCCAAAACAAAGACGCTTATGGCATTTTTGGGTATGGGTATTTGGCTGAAAATGGTAGCAAAGTCGCAGCTGTTGGGATAAATGGCATAAAGCCAAGCGAAAAAAGCGTAGCAGATGGTAGCTACACTCTAGCAAGAAGCCTTTATTTTTATGTAAAAAATGAAAATTTCAAAGCAAATGATGAAATTCCAGCCTTTATAGATCTTTTCATAAGCCAAGCTATGATAGGCAAAGACGGCGCACTAAAGAGCTTAGGGTTAATATCACTTAATCAAGACAGCTTTGCTGCTATGCGTAAAAATGCTGCTGATCCACAAAAACTATCTGTTGAGATGGTAAAATCAGGCAAAGTTATCCAATAAGGCTTATCGTGCTTTATCTTGCATTATTTGTGCTTACTTTTGGATGCTACTACGCTTTTAAGGGCAAAATTTCAGCCCTTAGCTTTGAGCCTTTGAGCTTTAAAAACAAAGGCTCACAAAACCTTACATACGCCCTACTTTTCGCAGCTTCATTAGTTTCTATCATCTGCACACTAATGATTTTAGCTTCTATTTTATTTGAGGCTATGAAATTTTTCTCCACTCAAAGTTTTACAAATTTTTTCCTGAGTTTTCACTGGGCTCCACACGATGCATTTTTGGGCAAAGATGGTAGTTTTGGCTCACTTGGATTATTTTTTGGAACATTTTACATCAGCTTAATAGCTGTTTTAACGGCATTTCCACTTGGAATTTTCACGGCAATTTACCTAAGCCAATACTGCTCAAAACAAAAAAGAGCCTACTTAAAGCCATTTTTAGAAATTTTAGCCGGAGTACCAAGTGTTGTTTACGGCTTTTTTGCTGCGATTTTTGTTGCACCAATTGTTGTTAGTATGGCGGAGTTTTTTGGGCTAGATGCTTCGCACAACAACGCTTTAAGCGCAGGGCTTGTGATGAGCGTGATGATAACCCCCATGATAGCCAGTCTTTGCGATGATACACTCTGTCAAGTGCCTAAAAAACTACATTACGGGGCTCTTAGCTTGGGACTAAGCAAAGAAGAAAGTATAATATTTGCCGTTTTGCCACCAGCCATGCCAGGGATCATCGCGGCATGCTTGCTCGGACTTTCAAGGGCTCTTGGTGAGACGATGATAGTGGTTATGGCTGCTAGTTTGAGAGTAAATTTTAGTTTAAATCCACTTGAAGACATGACAACAGTGACGGTTAAAATAGTAGAGGTTTTAAGCGGCGATCAAGAATTTGATAATCCACTAACTTTAAGCGCTTTTGCCCTTGGGATTACGCTATTTGCTATAACTTTTGTGATAAATTTTATAGCTGTTTTGATCTCGCGAGCCTACCAGCGTAAATACAAAATCGCAAATCTATAAGGCAGCACAATGAGAAAGTTAAAAGGCGCGATATTTAAAGGCTTTTGCAAGGCTTCATTTTGGCTTTGCGTAGCATTTTTGTTGCTATTTTTAGGAACATTGATAAAAAATGGAGTTGGAGAATTTAGCAAATTTTATATAAAAACTGAGTTTGTAGTAACTGAAAATTTACTAGCAAATCCTTACTCATTTGAAAGTGAATATAAAAAGTTTATATCGCGTGCATGGATAAGAGAGCTACCAGCACTATTAAGATTACAAAATGCCAAGGCTGGAGATAGGATACAAACTCTAGCTACTGCAAATGCAGATGTTCAATCACAGCTTAAGCTAGGAGTCTCTAAGCTAAATGAGACGCAAATAAGCCAAGTGGCAAACCTTAGAAATAAAGGCGTTATAATAAACAAATTTAGTCTTGACTTTTTTACAAAAAGTGACTCAAAAATTCCAGAAAATGCAGGCTTTTTATCAGCTATATTTGGCAGTGTCTTAGTTATGTGCGTAGCCATGATGTCAGCGTTTCCAGTAGGGCTTGCGAGCGGAATTTATCTAGAAAAATTTGCAAAGGACAATAAATTTAGCAAATTTATAGAAATTAGCATAAATAACCTAAACGCAGTCCCTTCAATCATCTTTGGACTGCTCGGACTTGCGGTATTTATAAATTTCTTTGGACTGCCAAGAAGCTCGATAATCGTAGGCGGCTTAGTGCTTGGCATTATGAGCTTGCCTGTGATTATAGTAAGCGTAAGAAGCGCACTAAGATCGGTGCCTGAAAGCATTTCGCAAGCTGGATATAGTTTGGGTTTAAATAAATTTCAAGTCATAAAAGACCATGTCTTGCCGAGTGCTTGGAGTGGGATACTAACTGGGATTATAATGGCACTGGCTGGAGCTATCGGCGAAACTGCTCCGCTTATGATAGTTGGCATGATAGCCTTTGTTCCAGAGATGGCAACAAGTCTTTTTAGCCCATCAGCCGTCATGCCGTCACAAATTTTCATCTGGTCAGGAAGCCCAGAGCTAATATATGTACAAAAGACCAGCGCTGCTATACTCACGCTACTTTTTATAACATTTTCACTAAATTTACTAGCAATAATCCTAAGAAATAAAATCAACAAAAAGGCACAATGATGAAAATCAAAGCGCAAAGTAAAAATTTAACCCTTTATTACGGCGAAAAAAAGGCGCTAAATAACATAAATATGAAAATAGCACAAAACAAGATCACCGCACTCATCGGTCCATCAGGCTGCGGGAAAAGTACATTTTTACGCTGTTTTAATCGCATGAATGACCTAATAGACAATGTCAAAATCTCAGGTGAAATTTTAATAGATAGCACAAATATCTACCAAAGTCAAGTTGATGAAACCCAGGTACGAAGGCGCGTAGGCATGGTCTTTCAGCAGCCAAACCCATTTTTAAAAAGCATTTATGAAAATATATCCTACGCACCGCTTGTGCATAGGATGGTAAAAAAGGGCAGTGAGTGCGATATGTTAGTTGAAGATAGCCTTAAAAAAGCTGGGCTTTGGAACGAAGTAAGAGATAGGCTCAAAACTCCAGCAACTACGCTAAGTGGCGGTCAGCAACAACGCTTATGCATCGCTAGAACCATTGCCGTTAAGCCAGAGCTTATACTAATGGA is a window encoding:
- a CDS encoding sensor histidine kinase — translated: MILLICALVYKDTKRLKEKILNYEEHMDKNGFFFDENAEISTSLDELFLQIKEKNKKLTKKSAKIKLRNSQLQGLLGSISHEFKNPIAVINAASQTIKNDPQMDEKTRANFIEKIVRNSQNIVALIDRVNLRSSENLIAQKSKFDLGILVKNIQNELSSRYMDRQILYTQKSVMITADETLMRQVIINLVENALKYSLDEVVIRLNENSLLVCDKGVGIEAKEIKLITKKYFKTSDNNKTNSFGLGLYIVKQILKMHDFELIINSQKDKGSEFGFKFL
- a CDS encoding response regulator transcription factor, coding for MSGLVVIIDDEKDLVELLEYNLQKAGFETFGFYNTKKVEQFLEEEDVDLLIVDRNLIHAEGAEFVLELRKKGFNHPVIFLSAKDSKKEQLQGFESGGDDYITKPFDMDDLIVRVKAVLKRTKKEANVYKFKDIFLDLSSAKVLVKNSEVLLSKLEILLLSEFIKNKNLILSREYLADKIWQNDETSEKTINIAIKRLREKLGGEYIVAVRGQGYKIC
- a CDS encoding PstS family phosphate ABC transporter substrate-binding protein — encoded protein: MKVFKSVVAASLLCMVAYAEQIRIAGSSTVFPFSSFVAEEFAALKGKKAPIVESLGTGGGFKAFCASQKGIDIANASRPMKLSEFQECEKNGINQISGFMIGYDGIVLAQNKQNAELSLTKEQIFLALAKQIPQNGALVDNPYKKWNQIDASLPDKEILVYGPPTTSGTRDSFEEQLMQAASKNFKEYGEKAGKYGSIREDGAYVPSSENDNLIVAKLAQNKDAYGIFGYGYLAENGSKVAAVGINGIKPSEKSVADGSYTLARSLYFYVKNENFKANDEIPAFIDLFISQAMIGKDGALKSLGLISLNQDSFAAMRKNAADPQKLSVEMVKSGKVIQ
- the pstC gene encoding phosphate ABC transporter permease subunit PstC, translating into MSFKNKGSQNLTYALLFAASLVSIICTLMILASILFEAMKFFSTQSFTNFFLSFHWAPHDAFLGKDGSFGSLGLFFGTFYISLIAVLTAFPLGIFTAIYLSQYCSKQKRAYLKPFLEILAGVPSVVYGFFAAIFVAPIVVSMAEFFGLDASHNNALSAGLVMSVMITPMIASLCDDTLCQVPKKLHYGALSLGLSKEESIIFAVLPPAMPGIIAACLLGLSRALGETMIVVMAASLRVNFSLNPLEDMTTVTVKIVEVLSGDQEFDNPLTLSAFALGITLFAITFVINFIAVLISRAYQRKYKIANL
- the pstA gene encoding phosphate ABC transporter permease PstA, which produces MRKLKGAIFKGFCKASFWLCVAFLLLFLGTLIKNGVGEFSKFYIKTEFVVTENLLANPYSFESEYKKFISRAWIRELPALLRLQNAKAGDRIQTLATANADVQSQLKLGVSKLNETQISQVANLRNKGVIINKFSLDFFTKSDSKIPENAGFLSAIFGSVLVMCVAMMSAFPVGLASGIYLEKFAKDNKFSKFIEISINNLNAVPSIIFGLLGLAVFINFFGLPRSSIIVGGLVLGIMSLPVIIVSVRSALRSVPESISQAGYSLGLNKFQVIKDHVLPSAWSGILTGIIMALAGAIGETAPLMIVGMIAFVPEMATSLFSPSAVMPSQIFIWSGSPELIYVQKTSAAILTLLFITFSLNLLAIILRNKINKKAQ
- the pstB gene encoding phosphate ABC transporter ATP-binding protein PstB → MKAQSKNLTLYYGEKKALNNINMKIAQNKITALIGPSGCGKSTFLRCFNRMNDLIDNVKISGEILIDSTNIYQSQVDETQVRRRVGMVFQQPNPFLKSIYENISYAPLVHRMVKKGSECDMLVEDSLKKAGLWNEVRDRLKTPATTLSGGQQQRLCIARTIAVKPELILMDEPTSALDPISTGIIEELMSELGHEFSIVVVTHNMQQAARISDYTGFFHMGDLVEFGETEQIFKDPNEKKTKQYIKGKFG